CTAATAACCAGCTCTGGTGCATCAAGCTCATCCACCGGTTCGGCACTACAGACTGTGCTGATCGTTTTAGAAAGCTTGGTTATAATTTGGGCGCTTAGGCATTTGCTGGCTGGTCAGAAAATTACTGTAAAGGCTGCTTATTATAATTCGATGGCGCCACTAATTCCATTTTTGCTGGTAGCGTTCTTTATAATTATCCAGCTGCTTCCTATAACCTTTGGTTCGGTCGCCTTAAGCGCGATTGCCTCCAGCTTAGGGACGGTTAGTGGTTTATGGACGGCGGTGTTCGTGATTGTTTTCTTGCTGCTAGGGGCGTGGTCAGTTTACATGGTTAGCGCGTCGATATTCGCCGTCTACATCGTAACCTTACCCGATATGCAGCCGCGTGATGCGCTGCGTTCCGCCAAAAAACTAGTGCAATATCGTCGCTGGGCAATACTTAGGCGCGTGCTATTTTTGCCAATTTTAATTCTGCTCGTTATGGCGGTAATTATGATCCCGCTGATTTTGTACGCTACTTTTTTTGCTGCACCAGTTTTTTACTTGCTCGGGATGCTGGCAATTTTATTCGTGCACGCCTACCTATACAGCCTATATAGAGGGCTGCTCGCATGAGCAAAGATAATCCAGCCGAACGAGCGGCTAAATTGCGCGAGCTCATAAACGACTATCGCTATAACTACCATGTGCTCAATAAATCTATAATGAGCGAGGCCGCGGCCGACAGCCTGAAGCATGAGCTGACTCAAATCGAGAGTGAGCACCCCGAACTAATTACGCCAGATAGTCCGACTCAGCGCGTGGCTGGCGAGCCGCTGCCACAGTTTAAAAAGATTACTCACTCCAGCCGAATGCTGAGCCTCAATGATGTATTTGACGAAGCCGAATTTAACGCCTGGGTGGCGAGAATTCAAAAACTCTTGCCAAACGAAAAGTTCGAATATTTCATGGACGTCAAAATGGACGGTTTGGCCTGCGCGCTGGTTTATCAAGATGGCGTGTTAGTGCAGGGCGTGACGCGTGGAGATGGGTTTGTTGGCGAGGATGTGACAGCTAATGTGCGTACCATTGAATCAATTCCACTTAGCTTGCGGCGCGCCAAAGGCTTTGAGCAGTTTTTGAATGGCCGTACCGAGATTCGCGGCGAAATCGTTATGTATAAAGATCAATTCGAGAAACTAAACGCCGAACGCCAAAAATCCGGCTTGCCTAAGTTCGCCAACCCGCGCAACCTGGCGGCCGGCACTATTCGACAACTTGATCCCAGGCTGGTTGCCAGCCGGCCGCTAGAATTCCACGCTTACGATATGTTGCGCGCTGATCCGGACGACGTGCCGAGCAACGACTATGCTTATAAAGTCATTCGCGAGCTGGGCCTAAGAGCCAACTCGGTAGCCAGGGTCGCCAAAACACCCAAAGAAGTTCTGGAATTTGCGGGTGAATGGGAAGAAAAGCGCAAAGACTTGCCGTTCAATACCGACGGCCTGGTGGTAAAGGTCAATGACCGTAACCAAGTAGCCCGCCTTGGCGTGGTCGGCAAGGCGCCGCGCGGTGCCGTAGCCTACAAATACCCGGCCGAACAGGCCACTACAAAAGTCAAAGATATTTTTGTCAGCATTGGCCGCACCGGTAAGGCCACGCCGGTCGCCATGCTGGAGCCGGTGGTGGTAGCCGGCAGCACCGTTCAAATGGCCACGCTTCATAACGAAAGCGAAGTTGCCCGCAGAGACATTCGTATTGGCGATACCGTCATCATCCATAAAGCCGGCGATGTGATTCCGGAAATTGTCGAACCATTAGTTAAACTGCGCGACGGCAGCGAAAAGAAGTTCGAGATGCCCGATGTTTGTCCGGATTGCGGCACCAAGCTGGTCCGCGTTAAAGCCGCCGATGTCGACTGGCGCTGCCCGAACAACGCCTGTCCAAGCAGAGCTTGGAAGCAGATCGAACATTATGCCAGCAAAGCCGCACTCGATATTGATGGTTTGGGCGAAAAGAACGTTATTGCCTTGCTAGACGCTGGACTAATCAAGGATCAGGCAGATATTTATAGAGTTACAAAAGAGGATCTGCTAAAGCTAGATCGCTTCGCCGAAATTTCCGCCAGCAAATTGGTAAAAGCCATCCACGATAAGAAAAATCCACCATTACCGCGGTTTCTTTATGGTCTTGGCATTCGTCACATTGGCACGCAAACTGCTATCGATTTGGCAACGCATTTTCATAGCCTCGAAAAATTGTCGCAGGCGACCATCGATGAGCTATCCGAAGTCGAGGGCATCGGCGAGGTGGTAGCTGAGGCGATTGTCGAATGGTTCGAAGAGCCGCGCAACCAAAGATTGCTCCAAAAATTCGAGCAATTTGGCGTTACGCCCAAAAAGGCCGAAGAAGCCCACGGTCCGCTGGTTGGCAAGAATTTTGTGCTCACCGGCTCGCTTGGTTCTATGAGCCGCGATGAAGCAGCTGAAAGGATTCGGAGCCTTGGCGGCACCTTTCAAAGTAGTGTCGGTAAAGAAACTGATTATTTGGTCGTTGGCGCAAACGTTGGCGCCAGCAAGCTGGCCAAAGCCGAAAAACTTGGCACTAAACAAATAGACGAAATCGAATTTTTAAAATTGATAGAAGAAAAATAATGGCAGATGTAACTTTTATAACCGGCAATGCTAAAAAGGCAGAATTCATGGCCAAATACTTAGATCATCCAATTGACCATCAAAAGTTGGATTTGGATGAATTGCAATCATTAAATTCCAGAGAAATTGTGGAACACAAAGTTCGGCAAGCCTACGAGAAGATAGGAAAACCAGTCTTGGTTGAAGACATTAGCTTTACTATGGATTGCCTTGGTGGCAAATTGCCGGGCCCGTTCATTAAGTGGTTTATAGAAACTATGGGATTTGAAGAAATCTGCAGATTGTGCGATGGCACTGGTCAGCGTGGGGCGACAACCTCTGTATGCTTCGCTTATTTTGACGGCGAGCGTCTAGAGTTTTTCGAAGGCTCATTGCGCGGTAGCATTCCCGATCACCCTCGCGGTGATGATGGTTTTGGCTTTAACGGGATTTTTATACCAGAGGGGCAAGATAAGACCAATGCCGAAATGAACGAAGAAGAAACCGCCAAATACAGTCTGCGCACAAGCACGGTCTACCCACAGATCAAAAAATTCCTGAGCGAAGTTGATAAATAAGTTAATTCTTAAGCCAAAATTTTAAAGCGGGTAGCTACTCACCGTTTGAGATTTTGGGAGGAGAAGCTTAGCACTAGGTTGAAGCTTTTGCCGGTTATCAGCAAAACAAAACTTCTGCGTAAGCTTCGACGAGGGGACATAGCTCAGTTGGCTAGAGCTACTATAGTAAAATGTGGAGCGTATGGGGCGTTAGCTTAGCTGGTAAAGCGCCTGTGTCGCACACAGGAGACCATCGGTTCGAATCCGATACGCTCCACCACGTCAGAATTCGCTTCGACCAAACGACAAAAAAGCGCAAACAAGTGGCGCTTTTTTCATTTGGTCTTCGCAGCTCTTCCTTTTCCCCACAAATTCAAAATTTGCGGGGACCCCATAAGCTCGCGGGTTATAATATTTCTATGATTGCTATCAAACGAGTTTACGAAGTAAAAAGCAAAGACGACGGGTATCGTGTGCTGGTAGATCGGCTATGGCCGCGGGGCGTTAGTAAAGAAAAAGCGGCTTTGGATCTATGGATGAAAGACGTCGCGCCTAGTGATGGTTTACGCAAATGGTTCAACCACGACCCGGCCAAATGGGAAGAATTCGAAAAAAGGTATAAAGAAGAGTTAAAAAATAATGACGATTTGCTCGAGCAACTCAAAAATTTGGAAAAAGAACACAAGAAATTAACCTTGCTTTACAGCGCGCACGACGAGGAGCATAACCAGGCGATTGTCCTAGCCGATGTGCTTAAATCTTAAAGAAATTAGCTAAATAATTCAGCTCTTCCTGGTAGCGCTCCAGATTTATAGAACCCAGACTTTCCAGAATGATTGGCTTCGAGCGGTCTTTGATAAGATTTATAACTTGATCTTGCTTGGTGTCAGCTAGCAAAGTGTGCGGCAAGTTAGTACCGCCAAAGCCGCTCAAATGATATTGCCGCAGTCTTGGCGCGAAAGCTTCATAAAGTTCATCGCCCAGCTTTAACGACGGGTCGTTGGTCAAAACATGGTTAACATCAAATGTCCAGCCAGCGTTTGGCAGCTCGTCAAACACTTTCTTTAGGTCTTTTGGGGATTGCCCAAAATCTTTTTGCCAGTCCATATTCTCAGCGCAGATTTGCTCCCCAAACTCATCGGCCAGCCATCGAAAGTCAGTATTTTTTGGATGAAACGTAAGATTCTGCGCGTTAATTTCATCTATTAATTTATGCAAGGCTTTGTTCAGCTCAGCGTCATTATCGGCTTCTTTTAAATAAGGAAGATGAATGGTCCGGTATTCAAATTGATTTATGATGTCTAGGTGTTTCGGCCACTCTTCTATGATTCGCGGAACTATCTGGAGCTGGATTGCTCTGCAGCCAGCCTCTAACATTCCATTTAGTAGGGCTGGAGCATCCGGCCTTTTTAGCCCAGCCATGCTCACAGAAAAACCAAAGTTCAAATTCACAAGCTAATTATACAGTAGGGTTTAATGCTAGATTTACAGATATAAATTGGTTATAATAGGCGGGTTCAAAGCGAGGGGCATTAGCTCAGTTGGCTAGAGCGCTTGCATGGCATGCAAGAGGTCAGCGGTTCGAGCCCGCTATGCTCCACCATTTTTAAAAGGAAATTATGAGAGAAATACTGGCTGATTTTGACGTAAACGCCGATGGTTCTGGTTATACATATGGCGGCGAACTTGCAGACGGCTCTGTGCAGTCCGAAGCGCTGGCTCAAAGACCCAGGCTTGAAGAGCGCGTTTTTGCCGTTCCTTTTTTACCCGTAAGATTAGGTGAGCCAATATTGCCGGCCAAGAGAAATTCGTCCCTAGAGATTTACGATGGTGACAAGGGCCAGTCAGAGCACAACTTTATAGGTCGAGTCGACTAACTCGTCCTATTTTTAAAGCGCGCGGTAAAATAACCTTAATGTTTTATAAAATTATTTTTGTTTTGTTAGCTGCGTTCTGCTTTTTGCATATATATCGTGATTATCTCCAGATTAAATACGGCTATAACTCTTGGTTTACTAAATTAGGCCACGTCTGGGATAGGCCGCAATATGAAAAGCACGGCATGGTCATATTCTTTCTACTGGGTTGTTTATTTAGCTTTTTGGCGGTGCATTTATGAGGCTAAACGCATATTTAGCTCGAGCGGGCGTGGCTAGCCGAAGAGGTGCAGACCGGCTTATCAAGGCTGGGCGCGTTAAAGTTAATGGTCGACTTGGCCAATTAAACTCTGAAATCTCAGATAACGATCAAGTCGAACTCGATGGTAAAGAGATAAGCCTACAAGAGCTCCGCTATATTTTATTAAACAAGCCAGTTGGCTATGTTACGACTCTAAAAGATGAAAAGAGTCGTCGAAAAGTAACAAACTTAATAGATATTTCCGAACGCGTGGTTCCGGTGGGGAGGCTAGATTACAACACCAGCGGAGCACTGCTTTTAACTAATGACGGGGGGCTGGCTCACAAGCTAATGCATCCGAGCCATGAGATAGATAAGGTTTACGAAGCTAAAGTCGAGGGAACGATAACCCAAGAAAAACTTAACAAGTTAAGTGATGGTATTGAATTGGAAGACGGTGTCACGGCGCCAGCTAGAACGCAAAAACTGTCCGATAATAAAATTGAACTTATTATTCACGAAGGCCGCAACCATCAGGTTCGGCGCATGCTGGCAGCCGTGGATTTATGTGTCAAAAAGCTGCACCGCAGCCAATACGGGCCCTTGACCCTTGGAGGCTTAAAGCCAGGACAGTGGCGATACCTTACGCCGAATGAAGTCTTAGAGCTTAAGAATTTTGACAAAATCGCAACTCCTTAGCACGGTCTTGCTAAGAAGTTGGTTTTATGATTTAATAGTAACGCTCTAGTGTAGGTTAAGCAGAATACGGTTTGGGCGATCTGGAGTGCCTTGTATTCCTGTGGAAACAGAAATCGACCAAGGAGGATGTGGTGAAATTCCACACCGGATGGCGGCCCAAGGTCGCCTGGCTCGTGGTTGCCGCGGCAGTTCTGCTGCTTGCGGCCACCGTCAGCGGTTCCGCCAGGGCGGATGCCCCGGCGACCGTGTACGTCAACTCGGCCTGGAGTTCGGTGGCCAACGGGGATGACCCGGACGGCACCGGCCCGGCCACGGCCATGGGCACGGACGCGTTCAGCAACCTGCCCGATGCCGAGGCGGCGCTCGCCGACCACGGCACCATGTACACGAAGGGCACGTTCGATGCCTCGGACATCGCCCTGAACAAGCCGTTCACGCTGGACGGCCAGGGCGAGACCGAGCTCGACGTGTCCGCCGGCAGTTCGCCGGTGAACGCGCTCGACATCACGTCGGACGACGTGACGGTCACGGACGTCCACATCGTCGGGCCGGCCGCCGGGACGAGTTACCTCAGCTTCAGTTGGGGCAGCGACATCACGCGCGGCATCACCGTCGCGCAGGGCGTCACCGGGTTTGCGATCACGAACAGCGTGATCGAGGGCCTGCGCAACGACATCCTGATCGACGGCCGCAACAGCACCGGCTCGGTGACGGGCAACACGATCGACGACTCCAAGTCGGCGATCTCGGTGCAGTACACCGACGGCACGGGCCTGACCATCAACGACAACCAGGACGGCCAGTACGGCAACGAGTGGGACCTGAACCTGCACCTGAACGGGAACTACGACGGTTCGACCACCCACTCCAACCCGTACCCGGGCGGCGCGGCGCCGGACGATGTCCAGCAGCACCTGCTGGACCTCAGCTCGGCCAACGACGGCTGGTCCGTTCAAGACCAGGCGTACACGTCGCACAACCGCACGGTGGCCTACGTCAGCACGTCCGGATCGTCGAGCAACCAGGGCAGCCCCCTGAACCAGCTCAGCACGATCCAGGCTGGCGTGGACGCCGTCGTGAAGACCGCCACGGTCCACGTCGCGGCCGGCACCTACGCGGGACAGGTCAAGATCAGTAAGGACCTGAACCTGCAAGGGGCCGGCACGGGCAGCACCACGCTGCAGGCGGCGGCCTCGATGCCGTCGTTCACGATCAACGGCTCGGCGCACTCGCCGGTCGTGGCCGTGGACGGTGCCAAGGTCACCATCAGCAACCTGACCGTTGACGGCAACGGCCAGGGCAACAGCAACGGCCGGTTCAACGGGATCGGCGGTTCCAACGCCGACCTGACCATCGACGATGTGTCAGTCATTCACGTCCGCAACAACCCGCTCGATGGGGTGCAAAGCGGCGTAGGCATCTACGACTACAACACCGATGGCTCGAGCCGGACGGTGAAGGTCGAGAACTCGACCATCGCCGACTACCAGAAGGGCGGCGTCGTGCTGTCAGGCTCCGGTCTGACCGCCGACGTCGAGAACGTCACCGTGACGGGCGCCGGGCAGACCAGCCTGACTGCCCAGAACGGCATCCAGGTCAGCTACGGCGCGTCGGGCACCGTCACCGGCAGCACGGTGAGCGGCAACTACTGCACGCTCGCCAACTCCGGCGACAACTGCACGGCCGACCCGGCCGGCAGTGATCCGAACGCCGACGGTGCGGCGGGCATCCTGCTATACCAGGCAGGCTCCGTCGAGGTCGGCGATAGCACGGTGAGCAACAACCAGTACGGCATCTGGAGCGTGGGCAGTTCTTCGCTGAACATCCACGACAACCAGGTGAGCAGTTCGGGCTCGACGAGCTCGGGCGTCGCCGTCTGGAACCAGGACCAGTGGTCCAGTTCCGCAACAGCGACCTCGGGGAGCATCACCGGCAACACCCTGAGCGGCATGGGCTACGGGCTGCTGATCCGCGACTACAACGGATCGAACGCCCCGACCGTGACCGCTCACGGCAACCAGATCACCGGCAATACCGTGCCGGCGGCGAGCAACACCAGCTTCGACGCCACTGGCAACTGGTGGGGTTCGGTCTCTGGGCCGGGTACGCTCACGGACGTGACGACCAAGCCCTGGGCGACGGACGCCTCGTTCAACACCCAGAGCAACAACGCCGACCTGACGAACCTGAGCCTGTCAGCCGGTACGCTGAACCCCGCGTTCAGTGCCGGTACGACGGACTACCAGGCCAGCGTCGACAACAACACGTCGAGCGTCAGCGTCAGCTGCTCGGCCAACCCCGGCGCAACCGTGTCCGGGTGCGGCAGCTCGGCCCTGTCGGTGGGGAACAACGTGGTCGCCATCACGGTGACGTCGGCCGACGCTTCGGTGTCCAAGACGTACAACGTGGTCGTCAACCGCGCGTCGGCTCCGTCCTCGGGCGGAGGCGGCAACACCGGTGGCGGCGGTACGCCGCCGCCCACCACGACCAGCACGCCTCCGACGGTGACGACGTCGCCTGACGGGAGCGTGACCCACACGGCGCCGGCGGACCAGTTCGGTGTCGTGAGCGTGACGACGCCCGCAGCGGCGGGCACGAACAAGTCCGAGTCGCTCTCGGTGATCTGGGGTGCCGGCACGTTCGGCACCACCAGCGACCCGGTGGCGGTGAACTGCAAGCCCATCCCGGTGGGCTCGCAGAGCAACAACAGCAGCTACCGGTTCGCCGATCAGGTCGTGAGCATCACGGCCGAGCTGAACGGCAACCCGATCACGCAGCTGTCGGCCCCGCTGGAGATCGTCTTCTCCAGCCCGGGGGAGGGGTTCGTCCCCTCGTACTCGCACGACGGGGTGCACTTCACCAACATCCCGCTGCTCACCCGTCCGCCGGATCTGCCGGCGGGCCAGGCGGACGGCTACTACGTCGATGACAACGGGCGCTACCACGTGCTCACGCGTCACCTGACGATCTTCCGCCTGATGGACGGCACGCCGCCGACCGCGTCGAAGCTCAAGATCCGCCCCACGAAGAAGTGGCTGCGGGCGAGCTGGAGCGCGTCGCACGACAACATCGGCGTCGTCAGCTACATCGTGTACCGCAACGGTCACGGCTACCGCGTGTCCAAGCACACGTACATCCCCCTCCTCCTGCGGGCGGGCAAGTACGTGGTTCGTGCCCGTGACGCGGCGGGCAACCTCAGCAAGCCGTCGGCGACCGTCACGGTTGTCCGCGTCCGGGTCACCCGGCACGGCAAGCACTCCACGGTCCTTCAGGTGAAGAAGGGCTGAAGCTGGGAGTAAGACCCAGCAATTGGCTAGGCGCATCCTAGATCTACTGGCTCCCCCATGGAAGGGTGAGACGGTAGGTCGCTAGAAGATGTGACTCGCCAAAGCACTACCCCCCGGTTCGACTGCAAGGATGCAGTCTGGGCCGGGGGCTTTTTAGTTTTAAATTGATATACTTAAGCTTATGAAAAAACTAGCCCGGCAAATTGTAGCCGCCATCCTGGCCTGGCAAGTTCGGCGCCTGCAAAAGAAAAATAATTTTAAAGTAGTTGCCGTGGCTGGCAGTATCGGCAAAACTAGCACAAAGTTTGCTATTGCTAATGTGCTCTCGGCGGGCTTACGGGTGCGTTATCAAGAAGGTAATTATAACGATTTGGTAACTGTGCCGCTGATTTATTTTGGTCGCCCGGAACCAAGCCTGTTCAATCCACTGGCCTGGCTAAGCGTATTCATAAAGAACGAAATTCAACTGTTTAAACCCTGTCCTTACGATGTAGTGGTTGTAGAAGTAGGCACAGATGCGCCAGGTCAAATCATCCAATTTAAAAAGTTTCTAAAGGCCGAAATTGCCGTAGTTACAGCTATCACACCCGAGCACATGGAGTTTTTTGAAGATCTGAATGCAGTTGCCGTTGAAGAGTTAAGCATCTCCCAGATGGCCAGCCTAACTTTGCTAAATAAAGATTATGATCACGCTACCCAAACCGATGGTGCCCTAACTTACGCGATAAACCAGCCGGCTGATTTTCAGATGAGCAACATTCAATTCAGTAAGTCTGGTTGCGACTTTGATGTGCTGGCTGGCGGTAAAAAAATATTCAAAGCCGAACACGAAGCTTTTGCCGAGCCTCAACTCTATGCAATTCTGGCTGCAGTCGCCGTAGCCTATAAACTTGGGCTAGATAGCCAAACAATTCAACAAGGTTTGAGCAATATTCAGCCAGTGGCTGGCCGAATGCGTCGCCTGCCCGGTATTAATAGATCGACAATTATCGATGATACCTATAATGCCAGCCCAGAAGCAGTTAGCGCTGCACTAAAAACCCTGTATCGCCTGCCAGCTTCGCAAAAAATCGCCATTTTGGGCAATATGAACGAACTGGGTAAATTTTCTAAAGCGGCACACGAAGAGGCTGGCCAATTTTGTGACCCCAAGCAACTAGATTTAGTAGTCACGATTGGTCCAGACGCTAATAAATATTTGGCTCCGGCTGCCGAAGCCAATGGTTGCACAGTTAAAGTCTTCGATGATCCATATTCGGCCGGCGAGTTTGTCAAATCTCAAGTCAAAAAAGGCGCGTTAATCCTTGCCAAGGGCTCGCAAAACAAAGTCTTTGCCGAAGAAGCGATAAAAATTTTGCTGACTAACCCAGAAGACGCTTCGAAGCTAGTGCGCCAGTCGAAGTATTGGCTAGAAGTAAAAAGGAAGAATTTTAAATGAAGGTCGTAGTACTGGGTGGCGCAATTTCGCCAGAGAGGCAAGTTTCGTTAAGGTCCGCTAAGGCCGTAGCCGAGGCTGCAAAGGCTGCCGGTTTTGAGGTTGTCGAAGCTGATCCCGCCGACGGTCTAGATGTATTGGATGATTTGAGCGACGCTGTTGTATTACCAATTTTGCACGGCAAATATGGTGAAGACGGAACTATCCAAAAAGAACTAGAGGCTCGGGGCCTTAAGTATTTAGGGTCGGATAGCGCTGCATCAATAGCCTGTTTCGATAAATGGACTACCCGGCTAGAGCTAATTAACGCCGGTATACCAATGGCTGAAGCAGCGCTAGTTGACGAAAAAAGCTACATAGGGCATCCGCTCACCAAAGTTCATCACGTGTTGAAAATCGTGCACGGCGGATCGAGTATCGGCACGTTAGTGGTTCGCAAAGACGGGGACGAAGACGAACAGGAGGTTAGCGAAATTTTTGCTATGGAAGATAAGGCGGTACTGGAAAAATTAATAGAAGGCACCGAAATAACCGTGCCGGTTCTGGATGGTCAGGCTTTGCCGGTCATAGAAATTATTCCGCCGGTAGACGAAGAATTTGATTACGACAACAAATACAATGGCAAAACCCAGGAGCTCTGCCCGCCTAAAAACGTATCTGCGATAGTGCAAAACAAAGCTCAGTCTTTAGCTGAAAAAGTTTATAAAGTTATGGGCGCCCGACACCTGGCGCGCGTGGATATGATGGTCGATGCCGACAACAATATTTTTGTACTAGAAATAAACACTATGCCCGGCCTGACCGATCAGAGTCTGTTTCCGAAGTCTGCCAAGGTTGCCGGCATGACTATGCCGGAGCTTGTTAAGAAGTTTATCGAGCTAGCGAGCCACTAGGTCAAAACGCCTAGACTTATATAAGTACCCAGCTGTTTTTATGCTGGGCTTATGAGTAACTTAGAATTCGATCCAGTTCTATCACCAAATAACCAGGAGTATCCGCGAGCCGCAGAAATTGTGCGTAACCTGTTGGCGCCTCAGCCGGTAATTATCGGCATAGAAGGCGGGCCATGTGGCGGCAAAACAACCTTAACCGAGCAAATCGTGGCCGAAGCCGAAAGTCGCGGCCAGCCGGTTTACGTTTTGCCAGAAGTTGCTACCAAGCACATACTTAAACTCCACGAACAAGGTTTTAGCATTCCAGAGCTTGCCGCCAACGACCGCGAAGGTTACTTGGCTTTCCAAATGGCTGTGCTCGGCGACATAAACCAAAGACTAATTAGCGCCAAAAAAGAATTCGCCGGTACTGACACGTTAATATTGAGTGATCGTTTGAGTAATCGCCCATACATTACAGGCGAAGAATACGAAGAGCTTTGCCGTCGGCTGGGTTATGGCCCGAATGAGGTCATTCAAAACCATGTAGACAA
This window of the Candidatus Saccharimonadales bacterium genome carries:
- the ligA gene encoding NAD-dependent DNA ligase LigA, whose translation is MSKDNPAERAAKLRELINDYRYNYHVLNKSIMSEAAADSLKHELTQIESEHPELITPDSPTQRVAGEPLPQFKKITHSSRMLSLNDVFDEAEFNAWVARIQKLLPNEKFEYFMDVKMDGLACALVYQDGVLVQGVTRGDGFVGEDVTANVRTIESIPLSLRRAKGFEQFLNGRTEIRGEIVMYKDQFEKLNAERQKSGLPKFANPRNLAAGTIRQLDPRLVASRPLEFHAYDMLRADPDDVPSNDYAYKVIRELGLRANSVARVAKTPKEVLEFAGEWEEKRKDLPFNTDGLVVKVNDRNQVARLGVVGKAPRGAVAYKYPAEQATTKVKDIFVSIGRTGKATPVAMLEPVVVAGSTVQMATLHNESEVARRDIRIGDTVIIHKAGDVIPEIVEPLVKLRDGSEKKFEMPDVCPDCGTKLVRVKAADVDWRCPNNACPSRAWKQIEHYASKAALDIDGLGEKNVIALLDAGLIKDQADIYRVTKEDLLKLDRFAEISASKLVKAIHDKKNPPLPRFLYGLGIRHIGTQTAIDLATHFHSLEKLSQATIDELSEVEGIGEVVAEAIVEWFEEPRNQRLLQKFEQFGVTPKKAEEAHGPLVGKNFVLTGSLGSMSRDEAAERIRSLGGTFQSSVGKETDYLVVGANVGASKLAKAEKLGTKQIDEIEFLKLIEEK
- a CDS encoding non-canonical purine NTP pyrophosphatase, translated to MADVTFITGNAKKAEFMAKYLDHPIDHQKLDLDELQSLNSREIVEHKVRQAYEKIGKPVLVEDISFTMDCLGGKLPGPFIKWFIETMGFEEICRLCDGTGQRGATTSVCFAYFDGERLEFFEGSLRGSIPDHPRGDDGFGFNGIFIPEGQDKTNAEMNEEETAKYSLRTSTVYPQIKKFLSEVDK
- a CDS encoding DUF488 domain-containing protein yields the protein MIAIKRVYEVKSKDDGYRVLVDRLWPRGVSKEKAALDLWMKDVAPSDGLRKWFNHDPAKWEEFEKRYKEELKNNDDLLEQLKNLEKEHKKLTLLYSAHDEEHNQAIVLADVLKS
- a CDS encoding pseudouridine synthase translates to MRLNAYLARAGVASRRGADRLIKAGRVKVNGRLGQLNSEISDNDQVELDGKEISLQELRYILLNKPVGYVTTLKDEKSRRKVTNLIDISERVVPVGRLDYNTSGALLLTNDGGLAHKLMHPSHEIDKVYEAKVEGTITQEKLNKLSDGIELEDGVTAPARTQKLSDNKIELIIHEGRNHQVRRMLAAVDLCVKKLHRSQYGPLTLGGLKPGQWRYLTPNEVLELKNFDKIATP
- a CDS encoding cadherin-like beta sandwich domain-containing protein produces the protein MGDLECLVFLWKQKSTKEDVVKFHTGWRPKVAWLVVAAAVLLLAATVSGSARADAPATVYVNSAWSSVANGDDPDGTGPATAMGTDAFSNLPDAEAALADHGTMYTKGTFDASDIALNKPFTLDGQGETELDVSAGSSPVNALDITSDDVTVTDVHIVGPAAGTSYLSFSWGSDITRGITVAQGVTGFAITNSVIEGLRNDILIDGRNSTGSVTGNTIDDSKSAISVQYTDGTGLTINDNQDGQYGNEWDLNLHLNGNYDGSTTHSNPYPGGAAPDDVQQHLLDLSSANDGWSVQDQAYTSHNRTVAYVSTSGSSSNQGSPLNQLSTIQAGVDAVVKTATVHVAAGTYAGQVKISKDLNLQGAGTGSTTLQAAASMPSFTINGSAHSPVVAVDGAKVTISNLTVDGNGQGNSNGRFNGIGGSNADLTIDDVSVIHVRNNPLDGVQSGVGIYDYNTDGSSRTVKVENSTIADYQKGGVVLSGSGLTADVENVTVTGAGQTSLTAQNGIQVSYGASGTVTGSTVSGNYCTLANSGDNCTADPAGSDPNADGAAGILLYQAGSVEVGDSTVSNNQYGIWSVGSSSLNIHDNQVSSSGSTSSGVAVWNQDQWSSSATATSGSITGNTLSGMGYGLLIRDYNGSNAPTVTAHGNQITGNTVPAASNTSFDATGNWWGSVSGPGTLTDVTTKPWATDASFNTQSNNADLTNLSLSAGTLNPAFSAGTTDYQASVDNNTSSVSVSCSANPGATVSGCGSSALSVGNNVVAITVTSADASVSKTYNVVVNRASAPSSGGGGNTGGGGTPPPTTTSTPPTVTTSPDGSVTHTAPADQFGVVSVTTPAAAGTNKSESLSVIWGAGTFGTTSDPVAVNCKPIPVGSQSNNSSYRFADQVVSITAELNGNPITQLSAPLEIVFSSPGEGFVPSYSHDGVHFTNIPLLTRPPDLPAGQADGYYVDDNGRYHVLTRHLTIFRLMDGTPPTASKLKIRPTKKWLRASWSASHDNIGVVSYIVYRNGHGYRVSKHTYIPLLLRAGKYVVRARDAAGNLSKPSATVTVVRVRVTRHGKHSTVLQVKKG
- the murF gene encoding UDP-N-acetylmuramoyl-tripeptide--D-alanyl-D-alanine ligase, with translation MKKLARQIVAAILAWQVRRLQKKNNFKVVAVAGSIGKTSTKFAIANVLSAGLRVRYQEGNYNDLVTVPLIYFGRPEPSLFNPLAWLSVFIKNEIQLFKPCPYDVVVVEVGTDAPGQIIQFKKFLKAEIAVVTAITPEHMEFFEDLNAVAVEELSISQMASLTLLNKDYDHATQTDGALTYAINQPADFQMSNIQFSKSGCDFDVLAGGKKIFKAEHEAFAEPQLYAILAAVAVAYKLGLDSQTIQQGLSNIQPVAGRMRRLPGINRSTIIDDTYNASPEAVSAALKTLYRLPASQKIAILGNMNELGKFSKAAHEEAGQFCDPKQLDLVVTIGPDANKYLAPAAEANGCTVKVFDDPYSAGEFVKSQVKKGALILAKGSQNKVFAEEAIKILLTNPEDASKLVRQSKYWLEVKRKNFK
- a CDS encoding D-alanine--D-alanine ligase, whose product is MKVVVLGGAISPERQVSLRSAKAVAEAAKAAGFEVVEADPADGLDVLDDLSDAVVLPILHGKYGEDGTIQKELEARGLKYLGSDSAASIACFDKWTTRLELINAGIPMAEAALVDEKSYIGHPLTKVHHVLKIVHGGSSIGTLVVRKDGDEDEQEVSEIFAMEDKAVLEKLIEGTEITVPVLDGQALPVIEIIPPVDEEFDYDNKYNGKTQELCPPKNVSAIVQNKAQSLAEKVYKVMGARHLARVDMMVDADNNIFVLEINTMPGLTDQSLFPKSAKVAGMTMPELVKKFIELASH